A region of Cellulophaga sp. RHA19 DNA encodes the following proteins:
- a CDS encoding TlpA disulfide reductase family protein codes for MRSILKVLVVFISVTTAFYSCKEKQKEQPKFEGYTINGIIKGANNTYAKLLSSSSLNFNEAVVLDSTIIKDGKFQFSGKVEFPDQVTLMVDKYVSSFFIENSDITVSGDVSNITGRDIRFTLDVKGSKSNDEYEKIKKLQESLFNNEKYKPLEKIRELYAKAKETKSKEDLNKAMVLQEELRPLMLQRNDERVALKYNYVRENPSSTLAPYVLGVQYTEGRMTRDELKEFYNIFKGDARKTAFFKGFITKIYKDNFENIGVGNTAPDFTLNTNKGEELTLSKVEGKYILVDFWASWCVPCRASFPHLKELRKQYKEKGFTIVGVGTADEKEKWEKAIIEDQTPWSHVYDPSENHAYGAVAKSYGVPHLPTTLLIDSNRKIILRNPTKEELDNKLKELMKTIIKKT; via the coding sequence ATGAGATCAATATTAAAAGTATTAGTAGTATTTATAAGTGTAACTACCGCTTTTTATTCTTGTAAAGAAAAGCAAAAAGAACAACCAAAATTTGAAGGTTACACTATAAACGGAATAATAAAGGGAGCAAATAATACTTATGCAAAGCTATTAAGTAGTAGCTCTTTAAACTTTAATGAAGCTGTAGTTTTAGATAGTACAATAATTAAAGATGGTAAGTTTCAGTTTTCTGGTAAAGTAGAGTTTCCGGATCAAGTCACCCTTATGGTAGATAAATATGTTAGTTCTTTTTTCATAGAAAACAGTGATATAACTGTAAGTGGAGACGTATCTAATATAACAGGGAGAGATATTAGATTTACATTAGATGTTAAAGGTTCTAAGTCTAATGATGAGTATGAGAAAATAAAGAAATTACAAGAAAGTTTATTTAATAACGAAAAATATAAGCCATTAGAAAAAATTAGAGAATTATACGCAAAAGCCAAAGAAACTAAAAGTAAAGAAGATCTTAATAAAGCAATGGTATTACAGGAAGAACTTAGACCTTTAATGTTACAAAGAAATGATGAACGTGTTGCTTTAAAATACAATTACGTTAGAGAAAACCCTAGCTCTACTTTGGCTCCATATGTTTTGGGAGTACAGTATACAGAAGGTAGAATGACGAGAGACGAGTTAAAAGAATTTTACAACATTTTTAAAGGTGACGCTCGTAAAACGGCTTTTTTTAAAGGTTTTATTACAAAAATATATAAAGATAATTTTGAAAATATTGGTGTAGGTAATACAGCTCCAGACTTTACTTTAAATACCAATAAAGGAGAAGAGTTAACCCTGTCTAAGGTAGAGGGCAAATATATTTTAGTAGATTTTTGGGCTAGTTGGTGCGTGCCATGCAGAGCATCTTTTCCTCATTTAAAAGAACTAAGAAAACAATATAAAGAAAAAGGCTTTACAATTGTTGGTGTTGGTACAGCAGATGAAAAAGAAAAATGGGAGAAAGCAATAATAGAAGATCAAACACCTTGGAGTCACGTTTATGACCCTAGTGAAAATCATGCGTACGGAGCTGTAGCAAAATCTTATGGGGTACCACATTTGCCAACCACCTTATTAATAGATAGCAACAGAAAAATTATTTTAAGAAACCCAACTAAGGAAGAGTTAGACAATAAATTAAAAGAGTTAATGAAAACTATTATAAAGAAAACTTAG
- a CDS encoding TlpA disulfide reductase family protein, whose product MKLIKNIVLSFTASLALLGSVNAQDTKDTFTLKGEIKGLKGNLYFRHPDKKYTRETLPDSIIVTDGKFSFSSTISNMSQIRVYPGFNGPDGELFKKPKGGKGMFPVKSAYLNFYAFPGANVTVKGEATDFMNAYPSGDKFNNSLAKANKLMYPMYNQMGNLAVKNTYETDSVQIKANNKQAEAIYAKSIKALTNHIKSNPNSVASAWYLNDLILRTQVTNEEAEELFASLSRDLAEYPDYKAVELRINGIKATADGSPVPSIKTTATLEGKEFNINSLKGKYILIDFWGLWCGPCVAEMPQVKEFQEKHKDNLVVLGINSGDTKEKIAAFVTKNGYGWQQLLSDKANTTDNFVNRFNVQGFPTKFIIDRRGNIVKRFVGGGEEAFEMLEELLK is encoded by the coding sequence ATGAAATTGATAAAGAACATTGTTTTATCCTTTACAGCTAGTTTAGCTTTATTAGGTAGTGTTAATGCCCAAGATACAAAAGATACTTTTACACTTAAAGGAGAAATAAAAGGGTTAAAAGGTAACTTGTATTTTAGACATCCAGATAAAAAGTATACAAGAGAAACTTTACCAGACTCTATAATTGTAACAGACGGAAAATTTAGTTTTTCTAGTACTATTTCAAATATGTCTCAGATACGGGTATACCCTGGTTTTAATGGTCCTGATGGAGAACTTTTTAAAAAACCAAAAGGAGGTAAGGGAATGTTTCCTGTAAAAAGCGCTTATCTAAATTTTTACGCTTTTCCTGGAGCAAATGTTACAGTAAAAGGAGAGGCAACAGATTTTATGAATGCTTACCCAAGCGGCGATAAATTTAACAACAGTTTAGCTAAAGCAAATAAGTTAATGTACCCAATGTATAACCAAATGGGAAACTTAGCGGTAAAAAATACTTATGAGACAGATTCTGTGCAAATAAAAGCAAACAATAAACAAGCAGAAGCAATTTATGCCAAATCTATTAAAGCTTTAACAAATCATATTAAAAGTAATCCAAATTCTGTAGCCTCAGCTTGGTATTTAAATGATTTAATTCTGCGTACACAAGTTACTAATGAAGAGGCAGAGGAGTTATTTGCTTCTTTATCTAGAGACTTGGCTGAGTATCCAGATTATAAAGCCGTAGAATTACGTATAAACGGAATAAAAGCTACTGCAGATGGCTCACCAGTACCATCTATAAAAACAACAGCAACCCTAGAGGGTAAAGAGTTTAATATTAACTCATTAAAAGGGAAGTATATATTAATAGATTTTTGGGGGTTATGGTGTGGACCTTGTGTAGCAGAAATGCCTCAGGTAAAAGAGTTTCAGGAAAAACATAAAGATAATTTAGTTGTATTAGGAATTAACTCTGGTGATACAAAAGAAAAAATTGCGGCTTTTGTAACCAAGAATGGGTATGGTTGGCAGCAGTTATTAAGTGATAAAGCTAACACAACAGACAATTTTGTAAATAGGTTTAATGTACAAGGTTTTCCAACAAAGTTTATTATAGACAGACGAGGTAACATTGTTAAACGCTTTGTTGGCGGTGGAGAAGAAGCATTTGAAATGTTAGAAGAGTTATTAAAATAA